The genome window CCTTCAATCCATCCAGGACAGCCAAAAAGAATGTCGTAAGCGACACACCTTGGGTTTTTAATCTGTAATTTATGTTTAACTCTTGTTGCAAGACTTGGTATAATATCGGATTGGTTTGTTCCGTATTTTACATCACCAAAGTTATGGGCAAAAATAATATAGTCTAATGTTTCTGGATCTACGCCTGCATTTTCAATTGCTTTTTGAGAAGCAAAAAAAGCTAAATCAGAAGAGGTATAATGATCCTCGGCATACCTTCTTTTTTCGATACCGGTAATGCTTTTGAATTTGTTAATTACAACTTCGTTTGGGTAAGCAAATGGAGAACCGTCTTCATTAAGGAAAACATGTTCGCTAAAATCAGTATTGCTAATTTTTTTCTCAGGAATATAGCTTCCTATACCAGTTATTTTTATTTTCATTTTGATAATTTCCAGAATAAATTTTGGCTAAATTAATTATAATAAATGTATAATAGTTAATATATTTATTATGCGTGCATATAATTATGGAATAATAAATATATGGCAAAAATATTGAATATTTTTTATTGAAAATGATTAAACAATGCGTTTTATTCTTAGAATAGGTATAAATAACAAACAGAGTTCTTTTTGTTATAAAGTTGTTTTTTGTTATTTTAAAAGGATAAATATCATTTTATTTTAACTAAAAAATGCGTGGTTTTTATTATTTAGCAAAACCAATTGATACCTATCGCAGTAATTCGAAAACGGTTTTAATAAATTTAAAAATAAATATTTGACTATAATAAAGAACCCTTTCAGTTTGTAGCTGAAAGGGTTCTGTATAATCTAAAATCTGCTGAAATTCTAGCTCTCCATGTATGCTTCAATCGGCGCACAGCTGCAAACCAGATTTCTGTCTCCGTAAGCATCGTCAATACGACGTACAGACGGCCAGAATTTGTTGTCAGCGATGTAATCCAAAGGATAAGCTGCTTTCTCTCTGGTGTATGGTAAATCCCAAGCATCAGAAGTCAACATTGCCAATGTGTGAGGTGCATTTTTCAATGGATTATTTTTGTCCTCGGCCGTTGCTTCTTCAATTTCCTGTCTGATAGCAATCAAAGCGTCGCAGAAACGGTCTAATTCGGCTAAATCTTCAGATTCCGTTGGTTCGATCATTAGTGTTCCGGCAACTGGGAAAGAAACTGTTGGAGCGTGGAAACCGTAGTCCATTAGACGTTTTGCGATATCGCCAACTTCGATTCCGTTTTGTTTGAATGCACGGCAATCCAAAATCATTTCGTGGGCAGCTCTTCCGCACTCACCAGTGTAAAGAATTGGATAGTGTCCTTCAAAACGTGCTTTCATATAGTTAGCATTCAAGATTGCATGTTCAGTAGCACTTTTTAATCCTTCAGCTCCCATCATTGTGATGTAACCGTAAGAAATTAAACAAACCAAAGCAGATCCATAAGGAGCAGATGAAATTGCTGTAATTGCCTGCTCGCCGCCAACATTTAAGATTGGGTTTGTTGGCAGGAACGGAACTAATTTTTCGTTCACACAAATTGGTCCAACACCAGGTCCGCCACCTCCGTGAGGAATAGCGAATGTTTTGTGTAAGTTTAAGTGACAAACGTCAGCGCCGATTGTAGCAGGATTTGTTAATCCCACTTGTGCGTTCATGTTTGCACCATCCATATATACTAATCCGCCGTTATCGTGGATTAATTTTGTGATTTCGATAATTGAAGATTCGAAAACTCCATGAGTAGAAGGATACGTTACCATCAAACAAGATAAATCATCTTTGTGTTCAATCGCTTTTTCTCTTAAATCTTCTACGTCAATATTTCCTTCCGGAGTCGTTTTAGTCACAATGATTTTCATTCCGGCCATCGCTGCAGAAGCAGGATTTGTTCCGTGAGCCGATGAAGGAATCAAACATACATTACGGTGACCATCGTTTCTAGAAAGGTGGTAAGCACGAATTGCCATTAAACCAGCATATTCTCCCTGAGCTCCCGAGTTTGGCTGTAAAGTTGTTCCGGCAAAACCAGTAATTACATTTAACTGCTGCTCTAATTTCTTAAGCATTGTAAGGTAACCTTCAACCTGATTAACTGGTGCAAATGGGTGAATGCTGTTCCAGTTTGGCATTGATAAAGGCAGCATTTCAGAAGCTGCGTTTAATTTCATCGTACAAGAACCTAACGAAATCATCGAGTGATTCAATGATAAATCTTTACGTTCCAATTTTTTGATATAACGCATTAACTGACTTTCTGAATGATGATTGTTGAAAACATCATGCGTTAAGAAAGTAGATGTTCTTTTTAATGAAGCCGGTAACTGACTTATTTCACTTAATTCTGAAACTGTGAAAGTTTCTTTTCCTAAAGCTTCAGCAAAAATCGCAATAATTTGGTTGATGTCTGTAACTGAAGTCGTTTCGTTAAATGAAATCGAAATGCTGTCGGCATCAGGATAAAAGAAGTTTACTTTGTTTTTCTCCGCTGTGGCTTTTACTTTTTGAGCGTCTGCTTTTACTAAAATAGTATCAAAGTAAGCTGTATTGGTTTGGTAAACTCCTAATTTATTTAAAGCTTCAGCAGCCGTAACTGCCGATGCGTGAACTTTGTTTGCAATATATTTTAAACCTTTTGGTCCGTGGTAAACTGCGTACATTCCCGCCATAACAGCTAATAAAACCTGAGCAGTGCAAATGTTCGAAGTTGCTTTTTCACGTTTGATGTGCTGTTCGCGAGTTCCTAAAGCCATACGTAAAGCACGGTTTCCGTTTGCATCAACAGAAACTCCGATGATACGGCCCGGCATAGATCTTTTGTATTCGTCTTTTGTTGCAAAATAAGCTGCGTGAGGACCACCGTAACCCATTGGTACACCAAAACGCTGTGTAGTTCCCACAACAACCGCAGCTCCCATTTCTCCCGGAGAAGTTAAAGTCGCCAATGATAAAATATCTGCAGCGAAGGCTACTTTGATTTCGTTTTCTTTTGCTTTAGCAACAAAAGCGCTGTAATCATTTATCTGACCGTATTTTCCTGGATATTGTAAAATCGCTCCGAAGAACTCATTTGAAAAATCAAAATTTTCGTGATTTCCAACAACTAATTCAATTCCGATTGGAGTGGAACGAGTCTGCAGTACAGATAAAGTTTGAGGTAAAATTTCTTCAGAAACGAAGAATTTGTGCGTATTGTTTTTCTTTTGATCGCGAGTACGAACATCAAATAATAACGCCATAGCTTCTGCAGCAGCCGTTCCTTCATCAAGTAAAGAAGCGTTTGCGATTTCCATTCCAGTTAATTCGATAACGGTAGTCTGGAAATTTAAAATAGCTTCAAGACGGCCTTGAGCAATTTCTGCCTGATAAGGAGTATAAGCTGTATACCATCCTGGGTTTTCAAAAATGTTTCTTTGAATAGGAGCCGGAACGATAGTTGGG of Flavobacterium marginilacus contains these proteins:
- the gcvP gene encoding aminomethyl-transferring glycine dehydrogenase — translated: MKTDAFALRHIGPRETDLQHMLQTIGVESIEQLVYETLPDDIRLKAPLNLDPAMTEFEFANHIRELGKKNKTFKSYIGLGYHPTIVPAPIQRNIFENPGWYTAYTPYQAEIAQGRLEAILNFQTTVIELTGMEIANASLLDEGTAAAEAMALLFDVRTRDQKKNNTHKFFVSEEILPQTLSVLQTRSTPIGIELVVGNHENFDFSNEFFGAILQYPGKYGQINDYSAFVAKAKENEIKVAFAADILSLATLTSPGEMGAAVVVGTTQRFGVPMGYGGPHAAYFATKDEYKRSMPGRIIGVSVDANGNRALRMALGTREQHIKREKATSNICTAQVLLAVMAGMYAVYHGPKGLKYIANKVHASAVTAAEALNKLGVYQTNTAYFDTILVKADAQKVKATAEKNKVNFFYPDADSISISFNETTSVTDINQIIAIFAEALGKETFTVSELSEISQLPASLKRTSTFLTHDVFNNHHSESQLMRYIKKLERKDLSLNHSMISLGSCTMKLNAASEMLPLSMPNWNSIHPFAPVNQVEGYLTMLKKLEQQLNVITGFAGTTLQPNSGAQGEYAGLMAIRAYHLSRNDGHRNVCLIPSSAHGTNPASAAMAGMKIIVTKTTPEGNIDVEDLREKAIEHKDDLSCLMVTYPSTHGVFESSIIEITKLIHDNGGLVYMDGANMNAQVGLTNPATIGADVCHLNLHKTFAIPHGGGGPGVGPICVNEKLVPFLPTNPILNVGGEQAITAISSAPYGSALVCLISYGYITMMGAEGLKSATEHAILNANYMKARFEGHYPILYTGECGRAAHEMILDCRAFKQNGIEVGDIAKRLMDYGFHAPTVSFPVAGTLMIEPTESEDLAELDRFCDALIAIRQEIEEATAEDKNNPLKNAPHTLAMLTSDAWDLPYTREKAAYPLDYIADNKFWPSVRRIDDAYGDRNLVCSCAPIEAYMES